In Aquila chrysaetos chrysaetos chromosome 17, bAquChr1.4, whole genome shotgun sequence, one genomic interval encodes:
- the FGD4 gene encoding FYVE, RhoGEF and PH domain-containing protein 4 isoform X4, with protein MGSCSSICPKSLILSRSCTASATTRLVEQNVHNEAAQGINGSVPVKQSPRSASNPKPQVPPKPIHLQKVSPVTYQTPRHKALSNQKPRMEEETPTPVSSIAKEKSSKVSDLINRFEGGSPLNPSDLKKDSSVLHISKSQGRYGSTPSPQPKLPSQHPLQKQGNSNTDKTQVVQLHTANGVVAQDQTEDEDRRLPDRGSAISTPVPDNAINSSLINGERESTSRESLQSMTACEGQMLNSCYRTPSSDTLLPSENETLEINTNVKEEPTEEMSKQDQPVETKETDEQKRHKIASELLQTEKAYVSRLDLLDGVFYSRLLEEANRGSFPAEVINKIFSNISSINAFHSKFLLPELEKRMQEWTTTPRIGDILQKLAPFLKMYGEYVKNFDNAMELVKTWTERSPQFKFIIQDIQKEKVCGNLTLQHHMLEPVQRIPRYEMLLKDYLRKLPQDSLDWKDAEKSLEIISTAASHSNSAIRKMENLKKLLEIYEMLGEEEDIVNPSNELIKEGQILKLAARNTSAQERYLFLFNNMLLYCVPKFSLVGSKFSVRTRVGIDGMKIIETHNEEYPHTFQVSGKERTLELQASSEQDKEEWIKALQNTIEAFQQRNETFRNAIAKEYEDIPVEVSNAELGKRAPRWIRDNEVTMCMKCKEPFNALTRRRHHCRACGHVVCWKCSDYKAHLEYDGNKLNKVCKDCYHVIIGCTDSEEKKKKGILEIESAEVSGNSVICSFLQYMEKSKPWQKAWCVIPKQEALVLYMYGAPQDVKALATIPLLGYTVDDTPRSADLPHSFKLTQSKSVHSFAADNEELKQKWLKVIHLAVKGETPECQNELQVNLEEQPESSKTSEC; from the exons TGCCTCCAAAGCCAATTCATCTGCAGAAGGTGTCACCTGTTACATACCAAACCCCTAGGCATAAAGCTTTATCAAATCAGAAACCAAGAATGGAGGAAGAGACACCCACCCCTGTTTCTAGCATCGCAAAGGAAAAGTCCAGTAAAGTGTCAGATCTTATCAATCGTTTTGAGGGAGGCAG CCCGTTAAATCCTAGTGATTTGAAGAAAGATTCCTCTGTTCTCCACATTTCTAAATCTCAAGGAAGATATGGGTCAACACCATCACCTCAGCCAAAactcccctcccagcacccacTACAAAAACAGGGAAACAGTAATACCGACAAAACTCAGGTTGTACAGCTACACACAGCCAACGGAGTAGTAGCACAAGACCAGACGGAAGATGAGGACAGGAGATTACCAGATCGTGGCTCCGCTATATCCACCCCGGTTCCAGATAATGCCATCAACAGCAGCTTGATaaatggggaaagagaaagtaCTTCCAGAGAGTCATTGCAAAGTATGACTGCCTGTGAAGGACAGATGCTTAACAGCTGCTACAGGACTCCAAGCAGTGATACACTGCTCccatctgaaaatgaaactcTAGAAATTAATACTAATGTGAAGGAAGAACCAACTGAGGAAATGAGTAAGCAAGATCAACCTGTAGAAACAAAg GAGACAGATGAACAGAAACGTCACAAAATTGCCAGTGAacttctgcaaacagaaaaagcctACGTTAGCCGACTTGACCTCCTAGATGGG GTATTCTATTCCAGACTCCTTGAGGAAGCCAACAGAGGTTCATTTCCAGCTGAAGTGATTAACAAAATCTTTTCTAACATCTCATCAATAAATGCCTTCCACAGTAAATTCTTACTTCCAGAACTTGAGAAAAGAATGCAAGAATG GACTACCACCCCCAGAATTGGAGATATTCTGCAAAAGTTAGCTCCTTTCCTCAAGATGTATGGAGAGTATGTGAAGAATTTTGATAATGCAATGGAATTGGTGAAAACGTGGACTGAACGGTCACCTCAATTCAAATTCATTATTCAAGATATTCAG aaggaaaaagtgtGTGGAAATTTGACATTGCAACATCACATGCTAGAACCAGTACAACGCATTCCACGCTACGAGATGCTTCTAAAGGACTACCTAAGGAAATTGCCTCAGGATTCTCTAGACTGGAAAGATGCTGAAA AGTCCCTGGAAATTATATCCACTGCAGCAAGTCACTCGAATAGTGCAATAAGAAAAATG GAGAATCTAAAGAAATTGTTAGAGATATATGAGAtgctgggagaagaggaagacatTGTGAACCCTTCAAATGAACTGATAAAAGAAGGACAGATCCTTAAACTTGCTGCTCGCAATACGTCTGCTCAAGAACGGTATCTTTTCCTA tttaaCAATATGTTGCTCTACTGCGTCCCCAAATTCAGCCTGGTAGGATCAAAGTTCTCAGTTCGAACCAGAGTCGGCATAGATGGTATGAAGATTATAGAAACTCATAATGAAGAATATCCACACACTTTTCAAGTGTCTGGAAAAGAGCGAACACTGGAGTTGCAGGCCAG ttCTGAGCAAGATAAGGAAGAATGGATAAAG GCCCTTCAGAATACTATAGAAGCTTTTCAGCAGAGGAATGAAACTTTCAGAAACGCTATTGCTAAAGAATATGAAGACATACCTGTTGAGGTTTCT AACGCTGAGCTTGGAAAGAGAGCACCGAGGTGGATACGAGACAACGAAGTAACCATGTGCATGAAATGCAAGGAGCCCTTTAATGCACTGACAAGGAGAAGGCACCACTGCCGAGCATGTGGACAC gTGGTTTGCTGGAAATGTTCTGATTACAAGGCACATCTCGAATATGATGGCAATAAATTGAACAAAGTCTGTAAGGACTGCTATCATGTTATAATTGGTTGTACagacagtgaagaaaagaagaagaaaggcatCTTGGAg ATTGAATCTGCGGAAGTCTCTGGAAATAGTGTCATATGTAGCTTTCTTCAGTACATGGAAAAATCAAAGCCCTGGCAGAAAGCGTGGTGTGTTATACCTAAACAGGAAGCTCTTGTGCTGTACATGTATGGTGCTCCCCAG GATGTTAAAGCTCTGGCTACAATTCCACTTCTGGGCTATACAGTAGATGACACTCCAAGAAGTGCTGACCTCCCGCACAGCTTCAAACTGACCCAGTCTAAGTCTGtgcacagctttgctgcagACAATGAGGAACTAAAACAGAAATGGCTAAAAGTTATCCATTTAGCTGTCAAAGGTGAGACACCAGAATGTCAAAATGAACTGCAAGTGAATTTAGAAGAGCAACCTGAATCTTCTAAAACATCTGAATGCTGA
- the FGD4 gene encoding FYVE, RhoGEF and PH domain-containing protein 4 isoform X5 codes for MEEETPTPVSSIAKEKSSKVSDLINRFEGGSPLNPSDLKKDSSVLHISKSQGRYGSTPSPQPKLPSQHPLQKQGNSNTDKTQVVQLHTANGVVAQDQTEDEDRRLPDRGSAISTPVPDNAINSSLINGERESTSRESLQSMTACEGQMLNSCYRTPSSDTLLPSENETLEINTNVKEEPTEEMSKQDQPVETKETDEQKRHKIASELLQTEKAYVSRLDLLDGVFYSRLLEEANRGSFPAEVINKIFSNISSINAFHSKFLLPELEKRMQEWTTTPRIGDILQKLAPFLKMYGEYVKNFDNAMELVKTWTERSPQFKFIIQDIQKEKVCGNLTLQHHMLEPVQRIPRYEMLLKDYLRKLPQDSLDWKDAEKSLEIISTAASHSNSAIRKMENLKKLLEIYEMLGEEEDIVNPSNELIKEGQILKLAARNTSAQERYLFLFNNMLLYCVPKFSLVGSKFSVRTRVGIDGMKIIETHNEEYPHTFQVSGKERTLELQASSEQDKEEWIKALQNTIEAFQQRNETFRNAIAKEYEDIPVEVSNAELGKRAPRWIRDNEVTMCMKCKEPFNALTRRRHHCRACGHVVCWKCSDYKAHLEYDGNKLNKVCKDCYHVIIGCTDSEEKKKKGILEIESAEVSGNSVICSFLQYMEKSKPWQKAWCVIPKQEALVLYMYGAPQDVKALATIPLLGYTVDDTPRSADLPHSFKLTQSKSVHSFAADNEELKQKWLKVIHLAVKGETPECQNELQVNLEEQPESSKTSEC; via the exons ATGGAGGAAGAGACACCCACCCCTGTTTCTAGCATCGCAAAGGAAAAGTCCAGTAAAGTGTCAGATCTTATCAATCGTTTTGAGGGAGGCAG CCCGTTAAATCCTAGTGATTTGAAGAAAGATTCCTCTGTTCTCCACATTTCTAAATCTCAAGGAAGATATGGGTCAACACCATCACCTCAGCCAAAactcccctcccagcacccacTACAAAAACAGGGAAACAGTAATACCGACAAAACTCAGGTTGTACAGCTACACACAGCCAACGGAGTAGTAGCACAAGACCAGACGGAAGATGAGGACAGGAGATTACCAGATCGTGGCTCCGCTATATCCACCCCGGTTCCAGATAATGCCATCAACAGCAGCTTGATaaatggggaaagagaaagtaCTTCCAGAGAGTCATTGCAAAGTATGACTGCCTGTGAAGGACAGATGCTTAACAGCTGCTACAGGACTCCAAGCAGTGATACACTGCTCccatctgaaaatgaaactcTAGAAATTAATACTAATGTGAAGGAAGAACCAACTGAGGAAATGAGTAAGCAAGATCAACCTGTAGAAACAAAg GAGACAGATGAACAGAAACGTCACAAAATTGCCAGTGAacttctgcaaacagaaaaagcctACGTTAGCCGACTTGACCTCCTAGATGGG GTATTCTATTCCAGACTCCTTGAGGAAGCCAACAGAGGTTCATTTCCAGCTGAAGTGATTAACAAAATCTTTTCTAACATCTCATCAATAAATGCCTTCCACAGTAAATTCTTACTTCCAGAACTTGAGAAAAGAATGCAAGAATG GACTACCACCCCCAGAATTGGAGATATTCTGCAAAAGTTAGCTCCTTTCCTCAAGATGTATGGAGAGTATGTGAAGAATTTTGATAATGCAATGGAATTGGTGAAAACGTGGACTGAACGGTCACCTCAATTCAAATTCATTATTCAAGATATTCAG aaggaaaaagtgtGTGGAAATTTGACATTGCAACATCACATGCTAGAACCAGTACAACGCATTCCACGCTACGAGATGCTTCTAAAGGACTACCTAAGGAAATTGCCTCAGGATTCTCTAGACTGGAAAGATGCTGAAA AGTCCCTGGAAATTATATCCACTGCAGCAAGTCACTCGAATAGTGCAATAAGAAAAATG GAGAATCTAAAGAAATTGTTAGAGATATATGAGAtgctgggagaagaggaagacatTGTGAACCCTTCAAATGAACTGATAAAAGAAGGACAGATCCTTAAACTTGCTGCTCGCAATACGTCTGCTCAAGAACGGTATCTTTTCCTA tttaaCAATATGTTGCTCTACTGCGTCCCCAAATTCAGCCTGGTAGGATCAAAGTTCTCAGTTCGAACCAGAGTCGGCATAGATGGTATGAAGATTATAGAAACTCATAATGAAGAATATCCACACACTTTTCAAGTGTCTGGAAAAGAGCGAACACTGGAGTTGCAGGCCAG ttCTGAGCAAGATAAGGAAGAATGGATAAAG GCCCTTCAGAATACTATAGAAGCTTTTCAGCAGAGGAATGAAACTTTCAGAAACGCTATTGCTAAAGAATATGAAGACATACCTGTTGAGGTTTCT AACGCTGAGCTTGGAAAGAGAGCACCGAGGTGGATACGAGACAACGAAGTAACCATGTGCATGAAATGCAAGGAGCCCTTTAATGCACTGACAAGGAGAAGGCACCACTGCCGAGCATGTGGACAC gTGGTTTGCTGGAAATGTTCTGATTACAAGGCACATCTCGAATATGATGGCAATAAATTGAACAAAGTCTGTAAGGACTGCTATCATGTTATAATTGGTTGTACagacagtgaagaaaagaagaagaaaggcatCTTGGAg ATTGAATCTGCGGAAGTCTCTGGAAATAGTGTCATATGTAGCTTTCTTCAGTACATGGAAAAATCAAAGCCCTGGCAGAAAGCGTGGTGTGTTATACCTAAACAGGAAGCTCTTGTGCTGTACATGTATGGTGCTCCCCAG GATGTTAAAGCTCTGGCTACAATTCCACTTCTGGGCTATACAGTAGATGACACTCCAAGAAGTGCTGACCTCCCGCACAGCTTCAAACTGACCCAGTCTAAGTCTGtgcacagctttgctgcagACAATGAGGAACTAAAACAGAAATGGCTAAAAGTTATCCATTTAGCTGTCAAAGGTGAGACACCAGAATGTCAAAATGAACTGCAAGTGAATTTAGAAGAGCAACCTGAATCTTCTAAAACATCTGAATGCTGA
- the FGD4 gene encoding FYVE, RhoGEF and PH domain-containing protein 4 isoform X3 gives MSSEPGSSICPKSLILSRSCTASATTRLVEQNVHNEAAQGINGSVPVKQSPRSASNPKPQVPPKPIHLQKVSPVTYQTPRHKALSNQKPRMEEETPTPVSSIAKEKSSKVSDLINRFEGGSPLNPSDLKKDSSVLHISKSQGRYGSTPSPQPKLPSQHPLQKQGNSNTDKTQVVQLHTANGVVAQDQTEDEDRRLPDRGSAISTPVPDNAINSSLINGERESTSRESLQSMTACEGQMLNSCYRTPSSDTLLPSENETLEINTNVKEEPTEEMSKQDQPVETKETDEQKRHKIASELLQTEKAYVSRLDLLDGVFYSRLLEEANRGSFPAEVINKIFSNISSINAFHSKFLLPELEKRMQEWTTTPRIGDILQKLAPFLKMYGEYVKNFDNAMELVKTWTERSPQFKFIIQDIQKEKVCGNLTLQHHMLEPVQRIPRYEMLLKDYLRKLPQDSLDWKDAEKSLEIISTAASHSNSAIRKMENLKKLLEIYEMLGEEEDIVNPSNELIKEGQILKLAARNTSAQERYLFLFNNMLLYCVPKFSLVGSKFSVRTRVGIDGMKIIETHNEEYPHTFQVSGKERTLELQASSEQDKEEWIKALQNTIEAFQQRNETFRNAIAKEYEDIPVEVSNAELGKRAPRWIRDNEVTMCMKCKEPFNALTRRRHHCRACGHVVCWKCSDYKAHLEYDGNKLNKVCKDCYHVIIGCTDSEEKKKKGILEIESAEVSGNSVICSFLQYMEKSKPWQKAWCVIPKQEALVLYMYGAPQDVKALATIPLLGYTVDDTPRSADLPHSFKLTQSKSVHSFAADNEELKQKWLKVIHLAVKGETPECQNELQVNLEEQPESSKTSEC, from the exons TGCCTCCAAAGCCAATTCATCTGCAGAAGGTGTCACCTGTTACATACCAAACCCCTAGGCATAAAGCTTTATCAAATCAGAAACCAAGAATGGAGGAAGAGACACCCACCCCTGTTTCTAGCATCGCAAAGGAAAAGTCCAGTAAAGTGTCAGATCTTATCAATCGTTTTGAGGGAGGCAG CCCGTTAAATCCTAGTGATTTGAAGAAAGATTCCTCTGTTCTCCACATTTCTAAATCTCAAGGAAGATATGGGTCAACACCATCACCTCAGCCAAAactcccctcccagcacccacTACAAAAACAGGGAAACAGTAATACCGACAAAACTCAGGTTGTACAGCTACACACAGCCAACGGAGTAGTAGCACAAGACCAGACGGAAGATGAGGACAGGAGATTACCAGATCGTGGCTCCGCTATATCCACCCCGGTTCCAGATAATGCCATCAACAGCAGCTTGATaaatggggaaagagaaagtaCTTCCAGAGAGTCATTGCAAAGTATGACTGCCTGTGAAGGACAGATGCTTAACAGCTGCTACAGGACTCCAAGCAGTGATACACTGCTCccatctgaaaatgaaactcTAGAAATTAATACTAATGTGAAGGAAGAACCAACTGAGGAAATGAGTAAGCAAGATCAACCTGTAGAAACAAAg GAGACAGATGAACAGAAACGTCACAAAATTGCCAGTGAacttctgcaaacagaaaaagcctACGTTAGCCGACTTGACCTCCTAGATGGG GTATTCTATTCCAGACTCCTTGAGGAAGCCAACAGAGGTTCATTTCCAGCTGAAGTGATTAACAAAATCTTTTCTAACATCTCATCAATAAATGCCTTCCACAGTAAATTCTTACTTCCAGAACTTGAGAAAAGAATGCAAGAATG GACTACCACCCCCAGAATTGGAGATATTCTGCAAAAGTTAGCTCCTTTCCTCAAGATGTATGGAGAGTATGTGAAGAATTTTGATAATGCAATGGAATTGGTGAAAACGTGGACTGAACGGTCACCTCAATTCAAATTCATTATTCAAGATATTCAG aaggaaaaagtgtGTGGAAATTTGACATTGCAACATCACATGCTAGAACCAGTACAACGCATTCCACGCTACGAGATGCTTCTAAAGGACTACCTAAGGAAATTGCCTCAGGATTCTCTAGACTGGAAAGATGCTGAAA AGTCCCTGGAAATTATATCCACTGCAGCAAGTCACTCGAATAGTGCAATAAGAAAAATG GAGAATCTAAAGAAATTGTTAGAGATATATGAGAtgctgggagaagaggaagacatTGTGAACCCTTCAAATGAACTGATAAAAGAAGGACAGATCCTTAAACTTGCTGCTCGCAATACGTCTGCTCAAGAACGGTATCTTTTCCTA tttaaCAATATGTTGCTCTACTGCGTCCCCAAATTCAGCCTGGTAGGATCAAAGTTCTCAGTTCGAACCAGAGTCGGCATAGATGGTATGAAGATTATAGAAACTCATAATGAAGAATATCCACACACTTTTCAAGTGTCTGGAAAAGAGCGAACACTGGAGTTGCAGGCCAG ttCTGAGCAAGATAAGGAAGAATGGATAAAG GCCCTTCAGAATACTATAGAAGCTTTTCAGCAGAGGAATGAAACTTTCAGAAACGCTATTGCTAAAGAATATGAAGACATACCTGTTGAGGTTTCT AACGCTGAGCTTGGAAAGAGAGCACCGAGGTGGATACGAGACAACGAAGTAACCATGTGCATGAAATGCAAGGAGCCCTTTAATGCACTGACAAGGAGAAGGCACCACTGCCGAGCATGTGGACAC gTGGTTTGCTGGAAATGTTCTGATTACAAGGCACATCTCGAATATGATGGCAATAAATTGAACAAAGTCTGTAAGGACTGCTATCATGTTATAATTGGTTGTACagacagtgaagaaaagaagaagaaaggcatCTTGGAg ATTGAATCTGCGGAAGTCTCTGGAAATAGTGTCATATGTAGCTTTCTTCAGTACATGGAAAAATCAAAGCCCTGGCAGAAAGCGTGGTGTGTTATACCTAAACAGGAAGCTCTTGTGCTGTACATGTATGGTGCTCCCCAG GATGTTAAAGCTCTGGCTACAATTCCACTTCTGGGCTATACAGTAGATGACACTCCAAGAAGTGCTGACCTCCCGCACAGCTTCAAACTGACCCAGTCTAAGTCTGtgcacagctttgctgcagACAATGAGGAACTAAAACAGAAATGGCTAAAAGTTATCCATTTAGCTGTCAAAGGTGAGACACCAGAATGTCAAAATGAACTGCAAGTGAATTTAGAAGAGCAACCTGAATCTTCTAAAACATCTGAATGCTGA
- the FGD4 gene encoding FYVE, RhoGEF and PH domain-containing protein 4 isoform X2, translating to MRQQQQGSSICPKSLILSRSCTASATTRLVEQNVHNEAAQGINGSVPVKQSPRSASNPKPQVPPKPIHLQKVSPVTYQTPRHKALSNQKPRMEEETPTPVSSIAKEKSSKVSDLINRFEGGSPLNPSDLKKDSSVLHISKSQGRYGSTPSPQPKLPSQHPLQKQGNSNTDKTQVVQLHTANGVVAQDQTEDEDRRLPDRGSAISTPVPDNAINSSLINGERESTSRESLQSMTACEGQMLNSCYRTPSSDTLLPSENETLEINTNVKEEPTEEMSKQDQPVETKETDEQKRHKIASELLQTEKAYVSRLDLLDGVFYSRLLEEANRGSFPAEVINKIFSNISSINAFHSKFLLPELEKRMQEWTTTPRIGDILQKLAPFLKMYGEYVKNFDNAMELVKTWTERSPQFKFIIQDIQKEKVCGNLTLQHHMLEPVQRIPRYEMLLKDYLRKLPQDSLDWKDAEKSLEIISTAASHSNSAIRKMENLKKLLEIYEMLGEEEDIVNPSNELIKEGQILKLAARNTSAQERYLFLFNNMLLYCVPKFSLVGSKFSVRTRVGIDGMKIIETHNEEYPHTFQVSGKERTLELQASSEQDKEEWIKALQNTIEAFQQRNETFRNAIAKEYEDIPVEVSNAELGKRAPRWIRDNEVTMCMKCKEPFNALTRRRHHCRACGHVVCWKCSDYKAHLEYDGNKLNKVCKDCYHVIIGCTDSEEKKKKGILEIESAEVSGNSVICSFLQYMEKSKPWQKAWCVIPKQEALVLYMYGAPQDVKALATIPLLGYTVDDTPRSADLPHSFKLTQSKSVHSFAADNEELKQKWLKVIHLAVKGETPECQNELQVNLEEQPESSKTSEC from the exons TGCCTCCAAAGCCAATTCATCTGCAGAAGGTGTCACCTGTTACATACCAAACCCCTAGGCATAAAGCTTTATCAAATCAGAAACCAAGAATGGAGGAAGAGACACCCACCCCTGTTTCTAGCATCGCAAAGGAAAAGTCCAGTAAAGTGTCAGATCTTATCAATCGTTTTGAGGGAGGCAG CCCGTTAAATCCTAGTGATTTGAAGAAAGATTCCTCTGTTCTCCACATTTCTAAATCTCAAGGAAGATATGGGTCAACACCATCACCTCAGCCAAAactcccctcccagcacccacTACAAAAACAGGGAAACAGTAATACCGACAAAACTCAGGTTGTACAGCTACACACAGCCAACGGAGTAGTAGCACAAGACCAGACGGAAGATGAGGACAGGAGATTACCAGATCGTGGCTCCGCTATATCCACCCCGGTTCCAGATAATGCCATCAACAGCAGCTTGATaaatggggaaagagaaagtaCTTCCAGAGAGTCATTGCAAAGTATGACTGCCTGTGAAGGACAGATGCTTAACAGCTGCTACAGGACTCCAAGCAGTGATACACTGCTCccatctgaaaatgaaactcTAGAAATTAATACTAATGTGAAGGAAGAACCAACTGAGGAAATGAGTAAGCAAGATCAACCTGTAGAAACAAAg GAGACAGATGAACAGAAACGTCACAAAATTGCCAGTGAacttctgcaaacagaaaaagcctACGTTAGCCGACTTGACCTCCTAGATGGG GTATTCTATTCCAGACTCCTTGAGGAAGCCAACAGAGGTTCATTTCCAGCTGAAGTGATTAACAAAATCTTTTCTAACATCTCATCAATAAATGCCTTCCACAGTAAATTCTTACTTCCAGAACTTGAGAAAAGAATGCAAGAATG GACTACCACCCCCAGAATTGGAGATATTCTGCAAAAGTTAGCTCCTTTCCTCAAGATGTATGGAGAGTATGTGAAGAATTTTGATAATGCAATGGAATTGGTGAAAACGTGGACTGAACGGTCACCTCAATTCAAATTCATTATTCAAGATATTCAG aaggaaaaagtgtGTGGAAATTTGACATTGCAACATCACATGCTAGAACCAGTACAACGCATTCCACGCTACGAGATGCTTCTAAAGGACTACCTAAGGAAATTGCCTCAGGATTCTCTAGACTGGAAAGATGCTGAAA AGTCCCTGGAAATTATATCCACTGCAGCAAGTCACTCGAATAGTGCAATAAGAAAAATG GAGAATCTAAAGAAATTGTTAGAGATATATGAGAtgctgggagaagaggaagacatTGTGAACCCTTCAAATGAACTGATAAAAGAAGGACAGATCCTTAAACTTGCTGCTCGCAATACGTCTGCTCAAGAACGGTATCTTTTCCTA tttaaCAATATGTTGCTCTACTGCGTCCCCAAATTCAGCCTGGTAGGATCAAAGTTCTCAGTTCGAACCAGAGTCGGCATAGATGGTATGAAGATTATAGAAACTCATAATGAAGAATATCCACACACTTTTCAAGTGTCTGGAAAAGAGCGAACACTGGAGTTGCAGGCCAG ttCTGAGCAAGATAAGGAAGAATGGATAAAG GCCCTTCAGAATACTATAGAAGCTTTTCAGCAGAGGAATGAAACTTTCAGAAACGCTATTGCTAAAGAATATGAAGACATACCTGTTGAGGTTTCT AACGCTGAGCTTGGAAAGAGAGCACCGAGGTGGATACGAGACAACGAAGTAACCATGTGCATGAAATGCAAGGAGCCCTTTAATGCACTGACAAGGAGAAGGCACCACTGCCGAGCATGTGGACAC gTGGTTTGCTGGAAATGTTCTGATTACAAGGCACATCTCGAATATGATGGCAATAAATTGAACAAAGTCTGTAAGGACTGCTATCATGTTATAATTGGTTGTACagacagtgaagaaaagaagaagaaaggcatCTTGGAg ATTGAATCTGCGGAAGTCTCTGGAAATAGTGTCATATGTAGCTTTCTTCAGTACATGGAAAAATCAAAGCCCTGGCAGAAAGCGTGGTGTGTTATACCTAAACAGGAAGCTCTTGTGCTGTACATGTATGGTGCTCCCCAG GATGTTAAAGCTCTGGCTACAATTCCACTTCTGGGCTATACAGTAGATGACACTCCAAGAAGTGCTGACCTCCCGCACAGCTTCAAACTGACCCAGTCTAAGTCTGtgcacagctttgctgcagACAATGAGGAACTAAAACAGAAATGGCTAAAAGTTATCCATTTAGCTGTCAAAGGTGAGACACCAGAATGTCAAAATGAACTGCAAGTGAATTTAGAAGAGCAACCTGAATCTTCTAAAACATCTGAATGCTGA